The following DNA comes from Triticum aestivum cultivar Chinese Spring chromosome 3D, IWGSC CS RefSeq v2.1, whole genome shotgun sequence.
CTAGCCCTAGCATTTAGCAGCAGACAGAAAGAAACCAACCCCAGTCCCCACTCGTCTCCTGCGTTCCTTCTTCCTCTTGCCAGCTAGCAAGACATGAGCCACCTCCACCCCGGCGGCCGCCGCAGCGCGCGCCTCTGCTCCCAGATCCACGCGAGCGACGAGGGCGCCCGGCTGGCCAGCCCACGAAGCGCGAGTCTCCGTCCCCAAATCGACGCCGATGAGGATGGCACCGGAGTGACCAGCCACCGCCGCAGCACGCGCCGGAGCACCCAGATCCAGGCGAGCGAGGTGGGCGAACAAGTGACCCGCCTCTGCCGCGGTAAGCGCCTCCGCCCGCAGACTCACGCGAGGGAGGTGGGCGACggcacctcgccggagccgcctgcctcaccgATTGAAGATGAGGATCTCCCTCCGCCTCCCCCTGGACCTTCACTCACTCTCCCGCGCATCCGCCGTCTGCAAGCCGTGGCGAGGCATCGTCGTCGATCACAAGTTCGTCCACCGGTTTTATGCACGCCATCGTAAGCCGCCCCTCCTCGGATTCTTCCAGCACGGCGACCATGAGATCAGGTTCACCCCCGTCTGCTTGCCCCCCGCTCCCGACCGCATCCTACCCGGGAGCTACTCCCTTGGACAACGCTACAGCAACTCCGAGGTGAGGGAGGTGCTGGATTCCCGCCGCGTCCTCCTCACCAGCTGGGTCATCATCGACGGCTGGGTGCGTGAAGAGGTTGTTGTGTATGATCCTATCACCAGCAAGCAGCAGCATCGCGTGTCCATTCCGCTGGGGTTTAGGAGAATTGGTGGCTTGGTCAATGGGGCAGTGTTCTGCGCCGCTGCCGCCCGTGATCACGTGCACGACAACCGCCGCTCATGCCCCTTCAAGGTGGTCTTGTTGTCCCACAGAAAATGTAAGCATCCATACGCCTGCGTTTATTCCTCCGAGACTGACACATGGAGCAATATCATCTCAACAGAGGCTCCAGATGATACTCCTTTTGGTGTTTCTCCTAGCACCCTTATAGGTAATGCCCTTTACTGGCCGGCTAAGCATAAGGGAGATAGCATTCTTCAGTTTGATTTGGGGACGCAGAACCTTGCTGTCATAAAGGGGCCTCCTGGTATGAACATGGATGATTTCGACAACTTTCATATCATTCAGGCAGAGGATGGCGCTGTTGGTCTTGCTGCGTTGTCTCACATTGAGCTTCAAATGTGGGAGAGGAAGGTTGATTGTCCAGGTGTTGCCATATGGTTATTGCAGAAGACTGTTTCATTGAGTAAACTTCTTAAGGTCCCTCCTCGGACTGAGCAGAGTTACGAATCACTTAAAGTGGTGGGGTATGATGAGGATAATAATGTAATCTTATTGGCTAGGCACGACGGCGTCTATATGGTTCAGCCCAAGTTATTGCAAGCCAGGAAACTTAATGGAACCGGTTCTACACATTATTGTTAT
Coding sequences within:
- the LOC123073624 gene encoding uncharacterized protein, which produces MRISLRLPLDLHSLSRASAVCKPWRGIVVDHKFVHRFYARHRKPPLLGFFQHGDHEIRFTPVCLPPAPDRILPGSYSLGQRYSNSEVREVLDSRRVLLTSWVIIDGWVREEVVVYDPITSKQQHRVSIPLGFRRIGGLVNGAVFCAAAARDHVHDNRRSCPFKVVLLSHRKCKHPYACVYSSETDTWSNIISTEAPDDTPFGVSPSTLIGNALYWPAKHKGDSILQFDLGTQNLAVIKGPPGMNMDDFDNFHIIQAEDGAVGLAALSHIELQMWERKVDCPGVAIWLLQKTVSLSKLLKVPPRTEQSYESLKVVGYDEDNNVILLARHDGVYMVQPKLLQARKLNGTGSTHYCYTFTSFYPLGRTIDGGTNGADNVRMTLA